One stretch of Pirellulales bacterium DNA includes these proteins:
- a CDS encoding AMP-binding protein has product MPKPMIMPREFLHMCRRRMRAVKIADTTGVSMTGASLLMRTLIFRRLLLREILGPDEKFVGLLVPPSAGAVLANIAVPLCGRVPVNLNYTVSSDVMNSCIRQANIKHVLTSRKVLERFKLDIDAELVFLEDFRNKVTTMDKLVAAFQTYACPLSILERQLGVDKIKDDDLLTVIFTSGSTGEPKGVMLTQRNVASNVECVDYLLQLHSGDCVAGILPFFHSTGFTTTLWTALSLDPKGAYHTSPLEARQVGEMCRKENVTILVSAPTFLRNYLRRCPAEDFAGVEMVLTGAEKLPIELSEAFEQKFGVRPGEGYGTTELSPIVAFHVPKTRVTKPSQLTCKEGTVGHPIPDVQVKAVNPDTGEDLGPNEEGVLWFKGPNVMKGYLNRPDLTAKVIKNGWYNSGDVGLVTSDGCIKITGRQSRFSKIGGEMVPHIKIEETLQTVTAADPDELTFAVTGVPDPTRGERLVVLYTDLPRAPDEICRELAGQGLPNIWIPSPDSFCKVEAIPVLGTGKLDLRGLKDLALERFGGEAAGARS; this is encoded by the coding sequence ATGCCCAAACCGATGATCATGCCGCGCGAGTTCCTGCACATGTGCCGGCGCCGCATGCGTGCGGTAAAGATCGCCGACACGACCGGGGTCTCGATGACCGGCGCCAGCCTGTTGATGCGGACGCTGATCTTCCGCCGGTTGTTGTTGCGCGAGATTTTGGGACCGGATGAAAAGTTCGTGGGGCTGCTGGTTCCTCCCTCGGCCGGCGCGGTGTTGGCGAACATCGCCGTGCCGTTGTGCGGCCGCGTGCCGGTGAACCTGAACTACACGGTTTCGTCGGACGTGATGAATTCCTGCATTCGGCAGGCGAATATCAAGCACGTGCTGACCAGCCGTAAGGTGCTCGAGCGTTTCAAACTCGACATCGATGCCGAGCTCGTGTTCCTCGAAGATTTTCGCAACAAGGTCACGACGATGGACAAGCTCGTCGCGGCCTTCCAGACGTATGCATGCCCGCTATCGATCCTCGAACGTCAATTGGGCGTCGATAAAATCAAGGACGACGATCTGCTGACGGTGATTTTCACCTCGGGCTCGACTGGCGAGCCTAAGGGAGTGATGCTCACGCAGCGCAACGTCGCGTCGAACGTCGAGTGCGTCGATTATTTGCTGCAACTGCACTCCGGGGACTGCGTAGCCGGCATCTTGCCGTTCTTCCATTCCACCGGTTTCACGACAACGTTGTGGACGGCGCTGTCGCTCGATCCGAAAGGTGCCTATCACACCAGCCCGCTCGAAGCGCGGCAGGTGGGCGAAATGTGCCGAAAAGAAAACGTGACAATTCTCGTTTCGGCGCCGACGTTTTTGCGGAACTATTTGCGCCGCTGTCCGGCCGAAGATTTTGCCGGCGTCGAGATGGTATTGACCGGTGCTGAGAAGCTGCCGATCGAATTGTCCGAGGCCTTTGAGCAGAAATTCGGCGTGCGGCCGGGTGAGGGATACGGCACAACCGAGCTGTCGCCGATCGTGGCGTTTCACGTTCCCAAGACACGCGTGACGAAGCCCAGCCAACTAACCTGCAAGGAAGGGACCGTTGGTCACCCGATTCCCGATGTGCAAGTAAAGGCCGTGAATCCCGACACGGGCGAAGATCTAGGGCCCAATGAGGAAGGCGTGCTGTGGTTCAAAGGGCCCAACGTGATGAAGGGGTATCTGAATCGGCCTGACCTCACGGCCAAGGTGATCAAGAATGGCTGGTATAACTCCGGTGATGTCGGGCTGGTGACCTCGGACGGGTGTATCAAAATCACTGGCCGGCAAAGCCGCTTCTCGAAAATCGGCGGCGAAATGGTGCCGCACATCAAAATCGAAGAGACGTTGCAAACGGTCACTGCCGCTGACCCAGACGAGTTGACCTTCGCCGTGACCGGCGTCCCCGATCCGACACGGGGCGAGCGATTGGTCGTGCTGTACACCGATCTACCACGCGCGCCAGATGAAATCTGTCGCGAACTAGCCGGACAGGGGTTACCGAATATCTGGATCCCTTCGCCAGACAGCTTCTGCAAAGTCGAGGCGATTCCTGTGCTGGGAACCGGCAAGCTCGATCTGCGTGGGTTGAAGGATCTGGCCCTCGAACGTTTTGGCGGCGAAGCCGCTGGGGCGCGGTCATAA
- a CDS encoding PEP-CTERM sorting domain-containing protein, with the protein MESNIHATRGYRSNQYFAHLRPLALLALAAFCGLLDARPVTAQFDGITITQGNLDLDDDTVDVTSYGTVQVDAATLTSTFGVPSGYLNLVDSSGNWVTENLPVSSTDGFDASSINLETPDGQTDTLDGLKVSFTPAPLFTPPNTGPTLSFSITPQTANNGGFDGGVAGAISGPTLSFSLSGVTYSASQAGVPNVQSADNQCAPAAIANDLNWLATQYGASKGVTIPNPNVTGRYGQTSYNSGVSNTLVPNGNANNTSIVGGPLNNPKAPQENAAVAPTPLVANLDQTMGRLDSARAPVWVYNGVTTKYADANAGVVPSFIVQGAAQYIANVGDTNKLGIYTQGTYLFAHPAAATAGVAVAYNNSVPTMTTIINALADGDTVMGGYYYTKGGGHAIDIIAAGYTNGVPWLKLQSDWAQTSSNPNGDPLDGLLTTNGSSAVKFSYVQPTAAGLTLNDGYGNASLQTIIVMYPIGNAVPEPSTWMLLITGGIGLAVAQWRRHRRGH; encoded by the coding sequence ATGGAGAGCAACATCCACGCGACTAGGGGCTATCGTTCGAACCAGTATTTCGCGCATCTTCGACCACTGGCTCTTCTTGCTCTTGCCGCCTTCTGCGGCCTGCTTGATGCCCGCCCGGTAACGGCGCAATTCGATGGCATCACGATCACTCAGGGCAATCTTGACCTCGATGATGACACCGTCGACGTCACGTCCTACGGCACGGTGCAGGTCGACGCCGCTACTTTGACCAGCACCTTCGGAGTTCCAAGCGGCTACTTGAACCTCGTAGATAGCAGTGGCAATTGGGTCACCGAGAACCTACCGGTCAGTTCGACCGACGGATTCGACGCCAGTTCGATCAATCTCGAAACCCCCGATGGCCAGACCGACACATTGGACGGGCTGAAGGTGAGCTTCACGCCGGCCCCACTTTTCACGCCCCCCAACACGGGACCAACGCTGTCGTTTTCGATCACACCGCAAACCGCGAACAACGGCGGATTCGATGGGGGTGTCGCCGGCGCGATCTCTGGTCCGACGTTGTCGTTCAGCCTCTCAGGCGTGACCTATAGCGCATCACAGGCCGGAGTTCCCAACGTACAGTCCGCCGACAATCAGTGTGCGCCGGCCGCCATTGCCAACGATTTAAACTGGCTGGCCACGCAATACGGCGCCAGTAAAGGGGTCACGATTCCGAATCCCAACGTGACGGGACGCTACGGGCAGACCAGCTACAACTCCGGCGTATCGAACACTCTGGTTCCCAATGGCAACGCCAACAATACAAGCATCGTCGGCGGGCCGTTGAATAATCCGAAAGCGCCTCAAGAGAACGCCGCGGTGGCTCCCACGCCGTTGGTTGCCAATCTGGACCAGACCATGGGCCGGCTCGACTCGGCCCGGGCACCGGTTTGGGTCTACAACGGCGTGACAACCAAATATGCCGATGCGAATGCCGGTGTGGTGCCGTCCTTCATCGTGCAAGGCGCCGCGCAATACATCGCCAACGTCGGAGATACGAACAAGCTCGGGATCTACACGCAAGGCACTTACTTGTTCGCCCATCCGGCAGCCGCGACCGCCGGCGTCGCCGTTGCCTATAACAACAGCGTGCCGACGATGACCACGATCATCAACGCGCTGGCCGATGGCGACACGGTCATGGGAGGCTACTACTACACCAAAGGGGGTGGGCACGCCATCGATATCATCGCCGCCGGGTATACCAACGGCGTCCCGTGGCTGAAATTGCAGTCCGACTGGGCGCAGACCAGCTCGAACCCGAACGGTGATCCGCTGGACGGGTTGCTAACGACCAATGGATCGTCGGCCGTGAAGTTTTCGTACGTCCAGCCCACCGCCGCCGGGCTGACGCTGAATGACGGTTACGGCAACGCCAGCTTGCAGACGATCATCGTCATGTATCCGATTGGCAATGCCGTGCCAGAGCCTTCTACGTGGATGCTGCTAATCACGGGCGGTATCGGGCTGGCCGTAGCGCAATGGCGCCGCCATCGCCGCGGTCACTGA
- a CDS encoding SMP-30/gluconolactonase/LRE family protein, whose product MKATIVARSCALCMVLLFNGLISTHAAEPSLVAPGGEVKKLAGGFAFTEGPAADRDGNIYFSDIPNNRILRWSVDGQLSTFRENSGGANGLCFDKQGNLLAYEGGARRLTSISPAGEVTVLSDNYEGKKLNSPNDLWIDPQGGVYFSDPRYGNMEGLELPGFYVFYLSPDRKKLTRVIDDTVKPNGVLGSADGKLLFVADAGGSKTYVYTIKADGTLADKKLFAEQGSDGLARDEQGNIYLTGGGVTAYSPEGKKLETIAVPEGPANLKFGGSDKKTLFITARTSFYSVPMSVRGQ is encoded by the coding sequence ATGAAGGCGACAATCGTTGCGCGCTCTTGCGCATTGTGTATGGTCTTGTTGTTCAATGGCCTGATCTCCACTCACGCCGCAGAGCCGAGCCTGGTTGCTCCGGGCGGTGAGGTAAAAAAACTCGCTGGTGGTTTCGCCTTCACCGAGGGGCCCGCCGCCGACCGTGACGGCAACATCTATTTCTCGGATATCCCGAACAATCGCATTCTGCGCTGGAGCGTCGACGGGCAGCTATCGACGTTTCGCGAGAACTCAGGGGGCGCCAACGGACTTTGCTTCGACAAGCAGGGCAACCTGTTGGCCTACGAAGGGGGCGCGCGTCGTCTAACATCGATTTCGCCGGCGGGCGAAGTCACGGTTTTGTCCGACAACTATGAGGGGAAGAAGCTCAATAGCCCCAACGACCTGTGGATCGATCCCCAGGGGGGCGTTTATTTCAGCGACCCTCGGTACGGCAATATGGAAGGGCTCGAGCTGCCCGGCTTTTACGTGTTCTACCTTTCGCCGGACCGCAAGAAGCTCACCCGCGTCATTGATGACACGGTTAAGCCGAACGGTGTGCTCGGATCGGCCGATGGCAAGCTACTATTCGTGGCGGACGCGGGCGGAAGCAAGACGTACGTCTACACGATCAAAGCTGACGGAACGCTGGCTGATAAAAAGCTATTCGCGGAGCAGGGTTCCGACGGCCTGGCGCGCGACGAGCAGGGAAATATCTATCTCACGGGGGGCGGGGTCACGGCGTATAGCCCCGAGGGAAAAAAGCTCGAAACTATCGCCGTGCCCGAGGGCCCCGCGAACTTGAAATTCGGCGGCAGTGACAAGAAGACACTCTTCATCACTGCCCGGACGTCGTTTTACTCGGTGCCTATGAGCGTGCGCGGTCAGTGA
- a CDS encoding FAD:protein FMN transferase, which produces MRSTIPRAACRLLAVFAAAALTPAFAPLRAAEPSQLVRYGFAQVEMGMQFKLLLYSDGEEAANRAAAAAFDRIHQLNGIMSDYDPASELSRLSDTAGQGRVTVVSQDLWNVLVAAQQLAERSNGAFDITVGPYVKLWRRARREKEMPPADRMATAREAVGSRFLKLDAAARSVELLRPGMRLDLGGIAVGYAIDEAMSVLRGHGITRALVDGSGDIVVSDPPPGERGWRIGVAPLEAKNGPPSRYLTLARCAVTTSGDAWQYVELDGKRYSHILDPKTGLGLTDRSLVIVVARDGMTADSLTKAVAVLGPNRGLTLVSEYPKAAALVLRPQNGKIEFEESSNFKEFE; this is translated from the coding sequence GTGCGATCGACCATCCCACGCGCTGCTTGCCGGCTGCTGGCCGTTTTCGCCGCGGCTGCGCTGACGCCCGCGTTCGCTCCGCTGCGGGCCGCCGAACCATCTCAACTCGTGCGGTACGGGTTCGCCCAGGTCGAGATGGGGATGCAATTCAAGTTGCTATTGTATTCAGACGGTGAGGAGGCCGCAAATCGGGCCGCCGCAGCGGCTTTCGACCGAATTCACCAGCTCAACGGCATCATGTCCGACTATGATCCCGCCAGCGAATTATCGCGATTGAGCGACACGGCGGGGCAGGGGAGGGTGACCGTGGTAAGCCAGGATCTGTGGAACGTCCTGGTCGCCGCGCAGCAGCTCGCCGAGCGTTCGAATGGCGCTTTCGACATTACGGTCGGCCCCTACGTGAAGCTGTGGCGCCGCGCCCGCCGGGAAAAAGAAATGCCGCCGGCGGATCGCATGGCTACGGCCCGAGAAGCGGTCGGATCTCGATTCTTGAAGCTCGATGCCGCTGCGCGTTCGGTCGAATTGCTGCGCCCTGGCATGCGGTTGGACCTGGGGGGCATCGCCGTCGGCTATGCGATCGACGAAGCCATGTCGGTCCTGCGCGGTCATGGTATCACTCGCGCCCTGGTCGACGGCAGCGGCGACATCGTCGTCAGCGATCCGCCGCCAGGCGAGCGCGGCTGGCGGATCGGCGTGGCACCGCTCGAGGCGAAAAACGGTCCACCCAGCCGTTACCTAACGCTAGCCCGTTGCGCAGTCACCACTTCAGGCGATGCCTGGCAATACGTCGAACTCGACGGCAAACGCTACTCGCACATTCTGGATCCAAAGACCGGTCTCGGGCTGACCGATCGGAGCCTGGTGATCGTCGTTGCCCGCGACGGAATGACGGCTGACAGCCTGACAAAGGCCGTTGCCGTGCTCGGTCCTAATCGCGGCTTGACGCTGGTTTCCGAGTACCCCAAGGCCGCGGCCCTGGTGCTGCGTCCGCAGAATGGCAAAATCGAATTCGAAGAGTCGAGTAATTTTAAAGAGTTCGAATAG
- a CDS encoding SUMF1/EgtB/PvdO family nonheme iron enzyme, protein MKLHRLFVAACGTLMAVALIAVSVPVVRLCAAEEPAAAVAPNPAAEAKTAAEMKPYTEQIAGTPVHFDLVPIPGGKFAMGSPAGEPGRKEDEGPEHEVEIAPFWMGKCEVTWNEYELFMFSLDIQRRKVENREPNAFDKLADAVTRPTKPYTDMTFGMGKEGYPVICMTQLSAKKYCDWLSAKTGHYYRLPTEAEWEYACRAGSKTAYSFGDSPDALDDFAWYYDNSNEAYHPVGKKKTNAWGLHDMHGNVAEWCVDQYTPDVYAKSAGGLASNPLVVATKVEPRSVRGGSWDDDPAALRSAARRGSTKEWKQQDPQIPQSIWYYTDALFLGFRVVRPLVEPTAEEKVKYSADASQQ, encoded by the coding sequence ATGAAGCTACACCGACTGTTCGTTGCGGCGTGCGGCACTTTGATGGCCGTCGCGTTGATTGCCGTGTCTGTACCTGTTGTGCGTTTGTGCGCGGCCGAAGAACCAGCCGCGGCCGTGGCGCCCAATCCTGCCGCCGAAGCGAAGACCGCCGCCGAGATGAAGCCGTACACCGAGCAAATCGCGGGTACGCCGGTCCATTTCGACCTGGTGCCGATCCCCGGCGGAAAGTTCGCCATGGGAAGTCCCGCGGGCGAGCCGGGTCGGAAAGAAGATGAAGGGCCCGAGCACGAGGTCGAGATCGCCCCTTTCTGGATGGGCAAATGCGAAGTGACCTGGAACGAGTACGAGCTGTTCATGTTCAGCCTCGATATCCAGAGGCGCAAGGTCGAGAACCGCGAGCCCAACGCGTTCGACAAGCTGGCCGACGCCGTGACGCGCCCCACGAAGCCCTACACCGACATGACGTTCGGGATGGGGAAAGAGGGTTATCCCGTTATTTGCATGACGCAACTGTCCGCCAAGAAATATTGCGACTGGCTGTCGGCCAAGACCGGGCATTACTATCGGCTGCCGACCGAGGCCGAGTGGGAGTACGCCTGCCGCGCCGGATCGAAGACCGCCTACTCGTTCGGCGATAGCCCGGACGCACTCGATGACTTCGCCTGGTACTACGACAACAGTAACGAAGCGTATCATCCGGTTGGCAAGAAGAAGACAAACGCTTGGGGCCTGCACGACATGCATGGCAACGTGGCCGAATGGTGTGTCGACCAATACACGCCGGACGTCTATGCAAAATCGGCTGGCGGATTAGCGTCTAACCCATTGGTTGTTGCCACGAAGGTCGAGCCACGCAGCGTGCGTGGTGGTTCGTGGGACGACGATCCGGCCGCCCTGCGCAGCGCCGCCCGTCGCGGCTCGACCAAGGAATGGAAGCAGCAAGACCCGCAGATCCCGCAAAGCATCTGGTACTATACGGACGCCTTATTCCTAGGTTTTCGAGTGGTTCGTCCCTTAGTCGAGCCTACGGCCGAGGAGAAGGTGAAGTATTCCGCGGACGCTTCGCAGCAGTGA
- a CDS encoding Gfo/Idh/MocA family oxidoreductase: MSEHAPDADPQSASRRSFLKSSTVAVVGGSLAATLGPARSAHAAGDDTIKIGLVGCGGRGTGAASQALRTKGNVKLVAMGDAFKDRLDGSHQSLMKEGEISTRIDVPEERRFVGFDAYKNVIDAGVDLVILATPPGFRPVHFQAAVDAGKHVFMEKPVAVDAPGVRAVLTAAQTARQKNLAVGVGLQRHHEASYIETIKRLQDGAIGDILATRVYWNGAGVWVHPKTEGQSEMEYQMRNWYYFNWLCGDHIVEQHIHNLDVINWLKRGYPVRAEGMGGRQVRTGKDYGEIFDHHAVEFEYADGSRMFSYCRHIPNCWDSVTEHAIGTHGNADISAGRIRIKGWDDWRFRGEKKNPYQVEHDDLFASIRAGSPLNEAENGAFSSLTSILGRMATYSGKMITWEQALGSDINLAPKEYAFTATPPTPVVATPGVTQVV; the protein is encoded by the coding sequence ATGTCAGAGCACGCCCCCGACGCCGATCCTCAGAGCGCCTCGCGCCGTTCGTTTTTGAAAAGTTCGACCGTGGCCGTCGTGGGGGGCAGCCTGGCGGCCACGCTCGGCCCCGCGCGCAGTGCGCACGCGGCCGGTGATGACACGATCAAGATCGGCCTGGTCGGCTGCGGTGGTCGCGGCACAGGCGCGGCAAGCCAGGCTTTGCGTACCAAGGGGAACGTGAAACTTGTCGCGATGGGGGACGCTTTCAAGGACCGGCTCGATGGTAGCCATCAGAGCTTGATGAAAGAGGGCGAGATCTCGACCCGCATCGACGTGCCGGAAGAGCGACGCTTCGTCGGCTTCGACGCGTATAAGAACGTCATCGACGCGGGCGTGGACCTGGTGATCCTGGCCACGCCGCCAGGATTTCGGCCCGTCCATTTTCAGGCCGCGGTCGACGCCGGCAAGCACGTGTTCATGGAAAAGCCGGTCGCGGTTGATGCGCCGGGCGTACGGGCCGTGCTGACTGCCGCGCAAACCGCTCGCCAGAAGAACCTGGCCGTCGGCGTCGGCCTACAGCGACATCACGAGGCCTCGTACATCGAAACCATCAAGCGCCTGCAAGACGGCGCGATCGGCGACATCCTGGCCACGCGCGTTTACTGGAACGGCGCCGGCGTGTGGGTCCATCCGAAGACCGAAGGCCAGTCCGAAATGGAATACCAGATGCGCAACTGGTACTACTTCAACTGGCTGTGCGGCGATCATATCGTCGAGCAGCACATCCATAATCTGGACGTCATCAACTGGCTGAAGCGCGGCTATCCCGTCCGGGCCGAAGGGATGGGAGGACGCCAGGTCCGCACCGGCAAGGATTACGGCGAGATCTTCGATCATCACGCCGTCGAATTCGAGTACGCCGACGGTTCGCGTATGTTCAGCTATTGCCGCCACATCCCCAACTGTTGGGATAGCGTCACCGAGCACGCAATTGGCACGCACGGCAACGCGGACATCAGTGCTGGCCGTATCCGCATCAAGGGGTGGGATGACTGGCGCTTTCGTGGCGAGAAGAAGAACCCGTACCAGGTCGAGCACGACGATCTGTTCGCCAGCATCCGCGCAGGCTCGCCGTTGAACGAGGCTGAGAACGGCGCGTTTTCGAGCCTGACGTCAATCCTCGGACGCATGGCCACGTACTCGGGCAAGATGATCACCTGGGAGCAGGCCTTGGGATCGGACATTAACCTGGCGCCGAAGGAATACGCCTTCACGGCCACACCGCCGACGCCGGTCGTCGCCACGCCGGGCGTGACGCAAGTCGTCTAA
- a CDS encoding undecaprenyl-diphosphate phosphatase codes for MEYLRIIILGIVQGITEFLPISSDGHLVVADQLIQKFSSAPLSKPNIVVTIILHLGTLAAILIVYREQILRLLTKDRRVIGLLIVGTIPAAISGLLLEELADQYMVNPLLTGCLLPLNGLLLLFIDRKKPGETDYENLRYGQALFIGCCQAFAPLPGISRSGTTIAGGLAAGMRRDAAATFSFLLAIPAIGGAVTVAFLKLFLKGADGLPSVGVLTVGAVVSFLVGLVSLRLLLRLLREGLLDPFAYWCIALGIGVIIWQLAT; via the coding sequence ATGGAGTATCTGCGCATCATCATCTTGGGCATCGTGCAAGGAATCACGGAATTCCTGCCCATTAGCTCGGATGGCCATCTGGTCGTGGCCGATCAGTTGATCCAAAAATTCTCGAGCGCGCCGCTATCGAAGCCGAACATTGTTGTCACGATTATCCTGCACCTGGGGACGCTGGCCGCGATTCTGATCGTCTATCGCGAGCAGATCCTGCGCTTGCTAACGAAAGACCGTCGCGTCATTGGCTTGTTAATCGTGGGAACGATTCCCGCCGCGATCAGTGGCCTGCTGCTGGAGGAACTCGCGGACCAGTACATGGTCAATCCACTTTTGACGGGCTGCCTGTTGCCCTTGAATGGGTTATTGCTGTTATTCATCGATCGCAAGAAGCCCGGTGAGACCGATTACGAAAACCTAAGGTACGGCCAGGCACTGTTCATTGGATGCTGTCAGGCCTTCGCTCCGCTGCCGGGCATTTCACGCAGCGGCACCACGATCGCCGGCGGCCTGGCGGCCGGGATGCGTCGAGACGCCGCCGCCACGTTTTCCTTTCTGCTGGCGATTCCCGCGATCGGCGGCGCAGTCACGGTCGCGTTCCTGAAGCTGTTCCTTAAGGGAGCCGACGGGCTTCCCTCCGTAGGAGTGTTGACCGTGGGGGCCGTGGTTTCATTCCTGGTCGGGCTGGTATCGCTACGACTGTTGCTGCGGCTGCTGCGCGAAGGGCTGTTGGACCCTTTCGCGTATTGGTGCATCGCCCTGGGGATCGGCGTGATCATCTGGCAACTAGCGACGTAA
- a CDS encoding sugar phosphate isomerase/epimerase: MFKNLSPRALALSGSQSELIESALSFGFRGLDLDLMEFVAQVKSHGTAHARRLLDSAKLQVGGFELPTRWQGDEPTFRVDLAQLNDWIGVAAEGGFRRALTWIEPANDEQPFHQKFETSRKRLAELAKLLEPHGIRLGVGIVTSPEARQGKTFEFIHTTDAQMLLLSGVPAKNVGAIVDLWDLHITGNSIDAFKKLGGERLIALRLADAPSDVAAGDLKPNQRALPGEGGGIDSSAALVAMAEMGFDGPVTPTAHPDQLKGMRREAAIKRVGQALDTVWKGAGLTPAGKLAPPVRR; this comes from the coding sequence ATGTTCAAGAATCTGAGCCCCAGGGCGTTGGCCCTTTCGGGGAGTCAGAGCGAGTTGATCGAGTCGGCTTTGTCGTTCGGTTTTCGCGGACTCGATCTGGACCTGATGGAGTTTGTTGCCCAGGTCAAATCGCACGGGACGGCCCACGCGCGGCGCCTGCTGGATAGCGCAAAGTTGCAAGTCGGCGGTTTCGAGCTTCCCACGCGCTGGCAGGGGGACGAACCGACGTTTCGAGTGGACCTGGCGCAATTGAACGACTGGATCGGCGTCGCGGCCGAGGGGGGCTTTCGCCGGGCGTTGACCTGGATCGAGCCGGCCAACGACGAGCAGCCGTTTCATCAAAAATTCGAAACCAGCCGCAAGCGTTTGGCCGAACTCGCCAAGTTGCTCGAGCCGCACGGTATTCGCCTGGGAGTCGGCATTGTGACCTCGCCCGAGGCGCGGCAAGGCAAGACATTCGAGTTCATCCACACCACCGACGCTCAGATGCTGCTCTTGTCGGGCGTGCCAGCGAAGAACGTCGGTGCGATTGTCGACCTTTGGGATTTGCACATCACGGGCAATTCGATCGATGCCTTCAAGAAGCTTGGCGGCGAGCGGTTGATTGCCCTACGATTGGCCGACGCCCCGTCCGACGTCGCCGCCGGTGATCTCAAGCCGAATCAGCGAGCGTTACCTGGAGAGGGTGGTGGAATCGATTCGTCCGCGGCGCTTGTGGCCATGGCCGAGATGGGCTTCGATGGCCCCGTCACTCCCACGGCACATCCAGACCAGCTCAAGGGAATGCGGCGCGAAGCAGCAATCAAGCGCGTGGGCCAGGCTCTCGATACAGTGTGGAAGGGCGCTGGATTGACTCCGGCCGGCAAGCTGGCGCCGCCCGTCCGCCGTTAA
- a CDS encoding MBL fold metallo-hydrolase RNA specificity domain-containing protein, which yields MFHFDRGLKLTRADLAVDFSRRQPRGFISHAHRDHMARHELALCTPQTAKLYHTRMGRRPVLEMPYRKTLDWGGLRLTTYPAGHCLGSAMLLADDGHEQLLYTGDFKLAESATAERAELPPADILVIESTYGRPANRHLPRAEAVGQLLELVLDALARGMTPVVQAYALGKAQEVTAILTAAGITVLQHRDIYAISLVYRECGVELGTFELYHGKPHEGCAVIVPPQRHSRADMGKIRQPVTFAVTGWAMHSSRRLGVDHAIPLSDHADYDELLAAVEQVAPRVVYCTHGPESFVECLRAEGHNAHPLDGKNLPPSRPAAVQMRMF from the coding sequence ATGTTTCACTTCGATCGCGGACTGAAGCTGACGCGGGCCGACTTGGCTGTCGATTTCAGCCGACGGCAGCCACGCGGCTTTATCTCGCACGCCCATCGCGATCACATGGCGCGGCATGAACTCGCGCTATGTACGCCACAAACGGCAAAGCTCTATCACACTCGTATGGGACGTCGGCCCGTGCTCGAGATGCCCTATCGAAAGACGCTCGATTGGGGCGGACTACGCCTGACAACCTATCCGGCAGGGCATTGTCTTGGGTCGGCCATGCTATTGGCCGACGACGGGCACGAGCAATTGCTGTACACGGGCGACTTCAAATTGGCCGAATCGGCCACGGCAGAACGGGCCGAATTACCGCCGGCTGACATTTTGGTCATCGAATCGACCTATGGCAGGCCGGCAAATCGCCATCTGCCGCGGGCCGAGGCTGTCGGCCAATTGCTGGAGCTGGTCCTCGACGCGCTTGCGCGCGGCATGACTCCCGTGGTGCAGGCGTACGCTCTGGGAAAGGCGCAAGAAGTGACGGCCATCCTCACCGCGGCCGGGATCACGGTTCTGCAGCACCGCGACATCTACGCCATTAGTCTGGTATATCGCGAATGCGGCGTCGAGCTGGGAACATTCGAGCTTTATCATGGCAAACCGCACGAGGGTTGCGCCGTGATTGTGCCGCCGCAGCGGCATTCGCGCGCCGATATGGGGAAAATTCGCCAGCCCGTCACCTTCGCCGTCACCGGCTGGGCGATGCATTCGTCGCGCCGCCTGGGGGTGGACCATGCGATTCCCCTATCGGACCATGCTGACTATGACGAACTGTTGGCGGCGGTCGAGCAGGTGGCACCCCGAGTCGTCTACTGTACGCACGGGCCGGAAAGTTTCGTCGAGTGTCTGCGTGCCGAGGGGCACAACGCCCATCCATTGGACGGAAAGAATCTCCCCCCATCGCGCCCCGCGGCTGTGCAGATGCGGATGTTTTGA